gtgatggctgtccatcggctcggagacctcGAAtatggcgaatggctctcctccttgccctgtcactctcaggatgcacaataaattggcggttgaacaacctggcgcatctcttcggatcagtcacggttacttcgccaaaaatGTCTGAGGTCTGGTGATGCCATATTGCAGTTTTCTATCAGTAAAATGGCAAAGTTTTTACATTACAGTGTAACGCAGTATTTTATTGACATGCGAGAAATGTGTTTTTCTATCATCTGGTCGCTtgtcaattttaaaataaatgtccacataataataaaaacaataaaaattcgcTAAGGTTGCGACGGGTTAAAAGTTTTATGTTTGTTGTACATATAGGTATTTTAATTTTGCTGTTTCGTATTCGTAGAGTTATCAATCAATTGTCTTGCTAATATGGCCTATGGCAACCCCTTAGCCAGAATGGGAAGTGTAAGCGAAAatagaaaatgagaaaaaaaaatcatctcaTAACTTTACTACtgtctgttgttgttgccttttGCCTTctgtataaacagatctctctgTCTGTCACTTTTGTGTGCCTCcatcataataaaaaaaaataataataaatgaacTCCCAGAATTACTAATACGCCATAGTAATATAGTTTGGGTAATCACTACGGCTATAGCTCTAGCTCACTATCAGCGACAACACACGGATAACTTTAGTAGGTGTATGTAAGTGTGATTGTTGTTTGTCTTGCCAAAGATCCACTAAGGGATGCGATGTTGTAAACTTATGATGTTATCGTGGTAGTGCTTCATCGCGATTGTTATTATTTCTTGATAcggtaaaaaaaaaccaagagaTATTCTCTCAGCTGTCAGTGACTTCTGTTATCTCCTCTTGTAACTCTGATAGTGTAAATATGGTAAAAGACAAAAGCAAAATATTCAAGTGTGCCcattgaaagaaaaacaaaaaaaaaacgaagaataaGAGTCAGTCGCCAGAAAGACGGACACACTCGCCACCCATAGCCACCGCAGCACTCTCTCTACGACGATAAATGGTTAATAGTATGACCACAATTAGTACGACATATGACCAAAGTGAAGTGTACAAAAATTTCTTACCTCTATTTGCATAAGTTTTGTATTTGTAATTGTACATGTAGTATGAGCGAACAGCAACGCGTATGATGAAAGAAAAGAAGTAGAAAATACCAAGCTACAACTTTTTTTGTCTTTctgaaaaatagaaattttttgctTCTGAAATCATTTCACCAATGTCAATACTGCTGTTAAAAGGCCACAAAATCGTTAAAAGCAGCTACAAgccaaatttgtttaaaatattccCAACGAAACATCCAACGGCTGGGAATCAGACGGTGGCGGCAGTAGCGGCAGCGACTACAAGAACAACGACGACGAGTACAACGGCGATAGGAATAAGTTTTGGAGAAATGTGTCAATGTGCGGCGGTAACGAATACGTTTTTAAGCTTTGCATAGGAATTCATAATTTAATATGGGACAAACCACCAGCAGCAACATACACAGCAACCAtcatagcaacaacaacaacaataataactcTCATGACGGTGGCCAAACGAACAACAACAGCGACAGCAATACGGTGCTATATAGAGAACGGCAAAATGCCACACTTCCCACAGCCACCGGTGGCAGCGCCGGATCATCGGGTGGTGGTGCTTCCGATAAAATACGCAGGGGCGGCCTGGATTTAGCAAGGGTTCGCCCCGTTACCATGGCCGCACCGCCCATAAACTTTAATGccgaaaaagaattaaaaaaattagagATCATCACCACAAAAGCTCCCAATGCCTCCTCCGCCACAGAATCGCAAAATAGTTCGGCCATAGAGAATGGCTATCACAAGACAGATTATTGTTATTATCGCACCCCACAGGGAAACTTCCATAAATTACCCACAGATTCATATCACAAAATGTCTGAGGGCTGTTATATACGACTGGCGGATGGAAATTTTCGCCGTTTGCATTTACTGGATGCCAACAAGTGTGGGGGCAAAAAGTTATTGGATCCCACCAGCATGGCCATCAGCAATTCCAATCGAAACTCAATGACTATTCACAGCAACAGCAATAGTAGTAGTACAAATAATAATGGCTCCGGAGCGACGGCGACTGGGGATAAATCATCGTCGTCAAAGGTGAAAAGTCaaatgatgaaatttttaaaacgtTCCAAATCACATACGCCTGCCACTGTTAAGCAGATGCAAAGCTACCACAAAGAGGGTAGCTATATAGATcgcaaattaaataataaactaGGTCATGATGGCACCACCGCATTAAATACATTGGCTCCCGTTAAGGAGGGTACTGCCACCACGGCCGGCACCACCTCGACCAACAACAAGGTTGTTGTGACAATGATGGAAAATGGTGGCCTACCCATTGTGGCCACCAGCAAAGCAGAGAAATTCAAGAATAGAGAATCAGCTGCCGCAGCGAAAGcaaaaaaggtattttacaAATTATACAATACGAAcaactattttcttttttttttcgtcgTAAGTGTCAATGCAATGTTGTAAATGTAGTGTGGACACTTGTTTATATGTAAACAGCATAGAAATGCCATTTTTGTTTATGGGTTTGAAGGCAACTTGTCTTCGTGCTTACTTACTACTTGCTTAATTAGGTGGCCATTACAGAACATTGGTTGCACTAGCTGAACGTAGACTAGGTTTCCAAGCGCCTCTATCTTCTGCGCTatttctccaatctctgacaccaagtttcgagatgacTTTCTCCACTTGGTCTTTCTATCGgtagcttcttcattcattctaataacctgacctagccaatgcaaccgctgtattttgatacgtttaactatgctaacgttGTCGTACAGTTCATAAAGATCGTAGTTCATACAACGCCTACATTCTCCATCCGCAGACTCGCCCATAAATTTTAGTCAGCAGTGTGTCCTGGCTATTCATGTCTATAATCTTCTATTCagctgtctgaaacctcgtctGGTAGAGGTTCTTTCTAttttaaccaccgctgaacattttttctgatgttctcgccaggattcgaacccatgcggacatgctaacctctgcggtaaGTTGTCCTCTCTTATTATCGTTCCAATTAAGATGAGTGGGTATTCATATTCACCTAACTTTGTCTTTCTAGTATACATGCTTATATCTGCTTTTCTTAGAAATCTCTGTTTTTCTTGGTCTGTCCAGTTATAAGCCACTCACATCAAATTTAAACATGGTCGATCTGTGTCTCTAGTGTAGGTCTATGATGGGTTTACCAGTTCTTTCGCGCAATACTTTGGAAAGCATAATGTATGGGAGGAGGAAGAGAAATTTGACTGTAGTTTACACATGCTGTCATATTCTAGTCCCTATCCTGAGCAAGCTATTTGTATATTTTACCTGAGATTTCTTCTTTGTATCTGCATGAGCATGTGGCTGTATCAAAGCCAACGTTTTGATGGTAAAATTATTGGGTAGAATTTTCGAACTTCGCTTCGACTCGGGAATATCTTGATTCGCTTATACTCATGTCTTACCATTTCTCTCTTCTCTTTGCGGAATAGATTTTTTTCCTTCCCTTAAACCCTTTCATAAATactcaaaatatttatttacatgTAAAACCCGAAAACCTAAGTTACACAAACGTGTTATGCCCTTTTCTCAGAATCCAGGGatcaatttttttcatataactATGGCACAAAAATAAGTAGCtgctgaaaatttcataccaatcggtgaaagtttttttttcaggtcTGAAAGGGTTAATGTTGATACATCTCCCTCGCTTGGCTTGTTACTACTAACTGCAGGAATTTTCTGAGTGCCAAATATTTGGCTTCAGTAATATTTTTGTCCTGTATTCCAAATTCaatcatttgcttggaaatCCATAGGTTGAAGTACATTTCCGCCCAGGGTGAGTTAAGTGTCCTATGTATCCCACGGGTGCCAAAATCGCAACAATTTAAAGTTCGCCCTTTAAAGAATGTAGTTTTGACACCATTCCGAcaaaattgatattttatttaCCTATCTTAATTCCCTTCTCTCTATCTAGGGCGCTTAAATGctttgtttagtttttataaGCCCTCATTCCTTTTCTAAAGTGTAGGACAAGGCTTAGGACTTTGTTTTGGttaatataatttttctaaGACTCATAGGATCAGCTGACAACGCATTATATTTACGTTGCTGTTACGTCACAATATTTCTAAACATTTGTCATAGCTTAAGGGGTGTTAACACCTACTGATGAATTATTTGTAAAAGTGTGAAATTTAATATGGTGCTATTTTATTATTAACGATTGACTTGAAATGCTCCCAAGCAATTGCTCAAAAGTTCACACTTGTGTATATCGCACTTGGCCAGAAGATTAAAAATTATGTGTAAACTATTCATTAGACCCCAATATTTGCAAAGTAATGTGATAGGGTAATGGAATTATATTGAGTATATGGAAGAATTtcattttatggaattttgtgGGAACATATTAGCAATGGAAAATAATAAACAGAAGGTTTGTAATTTTCCAAATTGATATATCAACAGCAATAATGGAAGTTTGTcttattttatatacaaaaaaatttccaaatttttatttaataatctACGAATATTCAttcaatgtttatttttttttgtctttgctTTCTTTAGGGATCTCCCAATATGGCTATACGCAGCAGCGCGCCCATGCGTTGGCGCGCTACTGAGGAGCATATTGGcaaatacaaattaattaaGACAATTGGCAAGGGTAATTTTGCTAAAGTGAAATTGGCCAAACACTTGCCCACCGGCAAGGAGGTGGCCATTAAGATAATTGACAAAACCCAGTTAAATCCTGGTTCGCTGCAAAAACTCTTTAGAGAGGTAAGTAAGCTGATGACAGCCATCATAACCCCTAGAAAGCGAAGGATGcaaatgtttgttttgttttttctactACATTCACAGGTTAGGATAATGAAAATGCTCGATCATCCCAACATTGTGAAACTGTTTCAAGTTATCGAAACGGAAAAGACGTTGTATTTGGTTATGGAATATGCATCGGGTGGAGAAGTCTTTGATTATTTGGTATTACATGGGCGCATGAAGGAAAAGGAAGCACGGGTTAAATTTCGTCAAATTGTTTCTGCTGTGCAATATTGTCATCAAAAGCGTATAATACATAGGTATGTTTGTACATATGTTTGTGTGTtgagatgatgagacatttttttctatattgaTTTATTAAATGATGACTATCTGACTACGCTAATTCATCTTTATAAATATGAGTCATCATGATTTCTCCCTTTCGTTTCGTTTCTTCTACAGAGATTTAAAAGCTGAAAATCTATTATTAGATAGTGAGTTAAACATTAAAATAGCTGATTTTGGATTTTCCAATGAGTTCACGCCCGGTTCTAAACTGGACACATTCTGCGGTAGTCCTCCCTATGCGGCACCTGAACTGTTCCAGGGTAAAAAGTATGATGGCCCTGAGGTGGACGTTTGGTCATTAGGTGTTATACTGTATACGCTTGTGAGTGGGTCACTACCATTTGATGGCTCGACATTAAGAGAGTTAAGAGAACGTGTGCTCAGAGGCAAATATAGGTGAGTCTTCAACGCCAATCTTATTACAGTAATAAAAAGGACGAACATTtttttatgggttgcccaaaaagtaattgcggattttttaaaagaaagtaaatgcatttttaataagacttagaatgaactttaatcaaatatacttttttacactttttttctaaataaagctaaaagtaacagctgataactgacagaagaaagaatgcaattacatagtcacaagctgtgaaaaaatttgtcaacgccgactatatgaaaaatccgcaattactttttgggcaacccaataaaatcatAAATAACCTTAACCAAAAATGAAAGGAGGAGAAGGAATGAACTTTCATCgttattctgggtgccgggccacagagatattccagggaatggtaaagcggacgagcttgtgagactaggtaCTACCCTACACCCTCcatggatactggaatctgtgggtatgcctctatcgacatgtaagctaagttttcgggaccagactcgaaggacaacaaatggtagatggtcacaaagagggggctgtgagctttccaaaactatgtggcctaatctagacttgaagaggtctacttgctgtcattggctagaacagacgactcagtcattgtatcggtcatgacaggtcactgactaatcggaaaacatgttgacagattgaaagttgccagcaacgactttgttCGAATATAAGttaaaatttctgttaaatggAAAATTAGGTTGCTAgagtttattgttgttgtagccacatttttgtaTGTAAAGGCGGCGATACCCTTTATGCTCCATACGTAAGCAAGATCTTTCCAGTCCataagaccgatcgccgcggtaaCGTTATAACCATTGGTTACtcaaaggtgccaataactcgccttaccATATCGTGTATCATAGCACTCAGAGTTtatgcacaaaaaatcaaattcaattcGGCCTCATCTTTATCGACCTAGGGTTGCCGCCTCTatgtacttattttttttttatttttttttttcagtagaATAGGCATATTTAGAACCCATGGAGCTAACATTGATTCAGATAATTACATTGCTCCCTGCACGGGATATCTGTGTgtaccacacaagctggaactttgaggtctgatttgtgtggtgttctttgctgtcacgagaagcttagtccaaactaccgggcgcgtccacaggttgcggatagtggaatgctccatacggagtagctgctccatggcagtcgcggacaatcagcggagtctcaatgagaggctGGGCGGAACCGGCTCTTGCGTGTTTATTGTGCactgcaagaaatttgaagatattctCCATCAAATCTTCGCGCACATTTTTAAATACATGGACAACTGTTGTACACCGGCAGCTGACTGTAGAGTTTATGGTATACTGATTCCGAGATTCAACTATTCCAAAATACtttatatcagatttgactGTCTCTGTATAAATCCTCATTACATGCTACGGCAATCTGTGACAATGTCAAAAGcggaaacaaggtcctcaagacCCTTGTCGGCAGCGCTTGAGGAGCAGATAGGGCAAACCTTATCCTATCCTATGCTGGGCTGTCAAAATACAAGGTAATGGTAAATGGTAAACTATTCAGCCCACGCAGTGAAAAAAACCCACCAGAAAGCCGCTCTGCTTCATTTCCATCCATCGCTCTGCGCCATTTGTTACCGCATCAGCCATCAAAACTACCATATTTGTGAACAAATAACCACCGGCCAGAGACGTTAGAATAGATCTATATGATTAAGAGCGAACGTTTCAGCTTACAAGAGAGAGCATCCAGATTAAGCAACGTATCTTATAAAGAGATAACACCATCACGAGGATGTGATAGCGGAAAAGCGAAGCTGCTAACAGCGATTGAAGGCCGTTCTTAGAGACCTTTCGTATCCCAAAGCACCTAAGGAAATTAACCCCCAGAATTGTTGCAGCATATGTAGACGCCTTTGATGAGCTGGAATTAATGCCAATGTGTTAGATAGATGTACCGCTTGTAGCAAAGGGCCCCGTCCATACTACACGACTTACAACCTATGCCTAAGATTAGAACACAACAAAACATTTCTGATGGGTATCATACAAATTACGCTCCATATACATTATATTCCAGGATACATTGAGAATTTTGCCCAATTACCTTGTAAAATAAAATCTGGTGGacaagaaataatttttaaaaacctttTGGTCTCTTTATTTAGAAAACTAAACTGAATCACTGAATTGAAACTTCAATAATTTTCCCcatcattttcttttttctttttgccagGATTCCATTCTACATGTCTACTGACTGTGAAAATCTATTGCGTAAATTTTTAGTATTGAATCCGGCTAAACGTGCTAGTCTCGAAACCATCATGAGCGATAAATGGATGAATATGGGGTTTGAAGAAGACGAATTAAAGCCTTACATTGAACCCAAACAAGAATTGGGCGATGTCAAACGGATAGGTAAGACGGGTACTGTATACAAAGCCATTATAATTAACATTCTCTTCATTCTTTTGACCGTTGTATATAAACAGCCGCTGTTACCAATCAAAATGACAATACTAGTATTTTGATTGATTACACActcacactctctctctctctctctgatgCCCTACTCACCTCCTCCAAAGGCCTCACTCACATATCACACCACTATACACTAGT
The genomic region above belongs to Stomoxys calcitrans chromosome 5, idStoCalc2.1, whole genome shotgun sequence and contains:
- the LOC106082394 gene encoding serine/threonine-protein kinase MARK2 isoform X10; this translates as MGQTTSSNIHSNHHSNNNNNNNSHDGGQTNNNSDSNTVLYRERQNATLPTATGGSAGSSGGGASDKIRRGGLDLARVRPVTMAAPPINFNAEKELKKLEIITTKAPNASSATESQNSSAIENGYHKTDYCYYRTPQGNFHKLPTDSYHKMSEGCYIRLADGNFRRLHLLDANKCGGKKLLDPTSMAISNSNRNSMTIHSNSNSSSTNNNGSGATATGDKSSSSKVKSQMMKFLKRSKSHTPATVKQMQSYHKEGSYIDRKLNNKLGHDGTTALNTLAPVKEGTATTAGTTSTNNKVVVTMMENGGLPIVATSKAEKFKNRESAAAAKAKKGSPNMAIRSSAPMRWRATEEHIGKYKLIKTIGKGNFAKVKLAKHLPTGKEVAIKIIDKTQLNPGSLQKLFREVRIMKMLDHPNIVKLFQVIETEKTLYLVMEYASGGEVFDYLVLHGRMKEKEARVKFRQIVSAVQYCHQKRIIHRDLKAENLLLDSELNIKIADFGFSNEFTPGSKLDTFCGSPPYAAPELFQGKKYDGPEVDVWSLGVILYTLVSGSLPFDGSTLRELRERVLRGKYRIPFYMSTDCENLLRKFLVLNPAKRASLETIMSDKWMNMGFEEDELKPYIEPKQELGDVKRIGKTEALVAMGYNRQEIEASLSQVRYDDVFATYLLLGRKSTDPESDGSRSGSSLSLRNISGNDGTAISANTSVQSPTHRGVHRSISASSTKPSRRASSGADTLRVAPGNTAAQVVTTGTAGTVPSSTNYAIAGTGSTAERSSISSNFKRQNTIDSATIKENTARLSAQNQRPASATHKLLTTADTSISSPKPRYTPKYDPTNSSNRPSATVSMMPRRSTTLYEKTSSTEKTNAISTDSNVFNDLRVTSAVKSGRHFPRNVPSRSTFHSGQTRPRNNTALEYSATGGVPGESPHPGRMSFFSKLSSRFSKRFQKLKH
- the LOC106082394 gene encoding serine/threonine-protein kinase MARK2 isoform X11, which codes for MGQTTSSNIHSNHHSNNNNNNNSHDGGQTNNNSDSNTVLYRERQNATLPTATGGSAGSSGGGASDKIRRGGLDLARVRPVTMAAPPINFNAEKELKKLEIITTKAPNASSATESQNSSAIENGYHKTDYCYYRTPQGNFHKLPTDSYHKMSEGCYIRLADGNFRRLHLLDANKCGGKKLLDPTSMAISNSNRNSMTIHSNSNSSSTNNNGSGATATGDKSSSSKVKSQMMKFLKRSKSHTPATVKQMQSYHKEGSYIDRKLNNKLGHDGTTALNTLAPVKEGTATTAGTTSTNNKVVVTMMENGGLPIVATSKAEKFKNRESAAAAKAKKGSPNMAIRSSAPMRWRATEEHIGKYKLIKTIGKGNFAKVKLAKHLPTGKEVAIKIIDKTQLNPGSLQKLFREVRIMKMLDHPNIVKLFQVIETEKTLYLVMEYASGGEVFDYLVLHGRMKEKEARVKFRQIVSAVQYCHQKRIIHRDLKAENLLLDSELNIKIADFGFSNEFTPGSKLDTFCGSPPYAAPELFQGKKYDGPEVDVWSLGVILYTLVSGSLPFDGSTLRELRERVLRGKYRIPFYMSTDCENLLRKFLVLNPAKRASLETIMSDKWMNMGFEEDELKPYIEPKQELGDVKRIGKTEALVAMGYNRQEIEASLSQVRYDDVFATYLLLGRKSTDPESDGSRSGSSLSLRNISGNDGTAISANTSVQSPTHRGVHRSISASSTKPSRRASSGADTLRVAPGNTAAQVVTTGTAGTVPSSTNYAIAGTGSTAERSSISSNFKRQNTIDSATIKENTARLSAQNQRPASATHKLLTTADTSISSPKPRYTPKYDPTNSSNRPSATVSMMPRRSTTLYEKTSSTEKTNAISTDSNVFNDLRVTSAVKSGRHFPRNVPSRSTFHSGQTRPRNNTALEYSATGGVPGESPHPGRMSFFSKLSSRFSKRPNQ
- the LOC106082394 gene encoding serine/threonine-protein kinase MARK2 isoform X12, translated to MGQTTSSNIHSNHHSNNNNNNNSHDGGQTNNNSDSNTVLYRERQNATLPTATGGSAGSSGGGASDKIRRGGLDLARVRPVTMAAPPINFNAEKELKKLEIITTKAPNASSATESQNSSAIENGYHKTDYCYYRTPQGNFHKLPTDSYHKMSEGCYIRLADGNFRRLHLLDANKCGGKKLLDPTSMAISNSNRNSMTIHSNSNSSSTNNNGSGATATGDKSSSSKVKSQMMKFLKRSKSHTPATVKQMQSYHKEGSYIDRKLNNKLGHDGTTALNTLAPVKEGTATTAGTTSTNNKVVVTMMENGGLPIVATSKAEKFKNRESAAAAKAKKGSPNMAIRSSAPMRWRATEEHIGKYKLIKTIGKGNFAKVKLAKHLPTGKEVAIKIIDKTQLNPGSLQKLFREVRIMKMLDHPNIVKLFQVIETEKTLYLVMEYASGGEVFDYLVLHGRMKEKEARVKFRQIVSAVQYCHQKRIIHRDLKAENLLLDSELNIKIADFGFSNEFTPGSKLDTFCGSPPYAAPELFQGKKYDGPEVDVWSLGVILYTLVSGSLPFDGSTLRELRERVLRGKYRIPFYMSTDCENLLRKFLVLNPAKRASLETIMSDKWMNMGFEEDELKPYIEPKQELGDVKRIGKTEALVAMGYNRQEIEASLSQVRYDDVFATYLLLGRKSTDPESDGSRSGSSLSLRNISGNDGTAISANTSVQSPTHRGVHRSISASSTKPSRRASSGADTLRVAPGNTAAQVVTTGTAGTVPSSTNYAIAGTGSTAERSSISSNFKRQNTIDSATIKENTARLSAQNQRPASATHKLLTTADTSISSPKPRYTPKYDPTNSSNRPSATVSMMPRRSTTLYEKTSSTEKTNAISTDSKKNICTFGF